One Thalassotalea atypica DNA window includes the following coding sequences:
- a CDS encoding lipase family protein — protein sequence MQPKLGPHTTRKGLKRIIRYGRYYPYKKIKEYLLKVLDNDNQRKLAFGFFEAYLYIAVAKKQEQKNKLQSLNLLVDEDGWFNNDQTGTRALMLCGENYLVLTFRGTEATIYEDIKTDAKSRVVGSDVFHGKVHEGFLKTFDSVEGDIAKGPKKQSNRDKPLFITGHSLGGR from the coding sequence TTGCAGCCAAAGCTTGGGCCTCACACTACCCGAAAAGGATTAAAAAGAATAATAAGATATGGTCGTTATTATCCATATAAGAAAATCAAAGAATATTTATTGAAAGTGCTCGATAATGACAATCAAAGAAAATTGGCTTTCGGATTTTTCGAGGCATATCTTTACATTGCTGTGGCTAAAAAGCAGGAACAAAAAAATAAACTGCAAAGTCTGAATCTATTAGTTGATGAAGATGGCTGGTTTAATAATGATCAAACTGGCACACGGGCTTTAATGCTGTGTGGCGAGAATTATCTTGTACTTACTTTTCGTGGCACTGAAGCAACTATATACGAAGATATTAAGACTGATGCGAAAAGTAGGGTGGTAGGGAGTGATGTTTTTCACGGAAAAGTGCATGAAGGGTTCTTGAAAACTTTTGATAGCGTTGAAGGCGACATTGCCAAGGGACCCAAAAAGCAATCTAACCGAGACAAACCGTTGTTCATTACTGGCCACAGTTTAGGGGGGCGTTAG
- a CDS encoding S8 family serine peptidase: protein MKNVYNLLLFAVIFFFSSSNYSLADVANDIDTISNKFDTSISEFSLEKATYLVYFGHDNSNLQVLVSDNSRRKSSEASALLTQHKKLIQSRKERVINVLKGQEFQVIRSYNAVPAIVIRTSTEVIKALAKSPLVQNIGLDNSGGVGHLNEAIPQSNIDLVKAIPLSGEGIEVAIIDSGLDENHLDFTERVVSRACFSSDCTESIYDQHGHGTNVTGILAGAGTIAPQGGAPNTQLHILKVLDANNSFDSSSQVVAALDHIITELPNVSIVNMSIGTSALFTSSCDDSRSWTKPLADAINQLHARGVTLFASAGNDGNKEAITAPACLQNVIAVGATWDSRISSYTGFCTEPSPIAGELTCFSNSSDNVDIVAPGATITATGINSGISHYSGTSMAAPFVASCAALLQQAKPSLTPLELRKTLVENGGAMVTDSEGRSLPSLDCWQAYQSLNIEETPILTRLSPSSPYTTTEHSVNFSVTAKDNEDGDVSDQVIWLVNEVESDVTGDNFINSFDVGDYTVTAKIVDSANNEAQVSWQLSIVNKQLYPPQLTINSPNENSQYQSDQTVTFNAIAIDVEDGDISDAIQWYVNNEWIGQNGVLNTSFAAGTHIITAAIVDTDQNETQAEITIIVNEATVIEPPSSGSSSGGGSITLGLLILLCSRLFLFKYNR, encoded by the coding sequence ATGAAAAATGTATATAACCTCTTACTCTTTGCTGTAATTTTCTTTTTTAGTTCAAGCAATTACAGTTTAGCCGATGTTGCGAATGATATAGATACTATTAGCAATAAATTTGATACGAGTATTTCTGAGTTTTCATTAGAAAAGGCAACTTATCTTGTTTATTTCGGTCATGACAACTCTAACCTTCAAGTTCTCGTTAGTGACAATAGTCGTAGGAAAAGTAGCGAAGCCTCAGCGTTGTTAACTCAGCATAAAAAACTCATTCAATCACGAAAAGAACGTGTTATTAACGTCCTAAAGGGGCAAGAGTTTCAAGTAATTCGCAGCTACAACGCCGTACCTGCCATCGTTATTCGTACGTCTACAGAGGTAATCAAAGCACTTGCCAAATCACCGTTGGTACAAAACATAGGTTTAGATAACAGTGGAGGAGTTGGTCACCTTAACGAAGCAATTCCACAAAGTAATATTGACTTAGTTAAGGCAATTCCTTTATCGGGTGAAGGCATAGAAGTCGCAATTATTGACTCTGGCTTAGATGAAAATCACCTAGACTTTACTGAAAGAGTTGTCTCTCGTGCCTGTTTTTCAAGTGATTGTACTGAATCGATTTATGATCAACACGGCCACGGCACTAATGTCACAGGAATCTTAGCCGGTGCAGGCACCATTGCACCACAAGGCGGGGCTCCTAATACTCAGTTGCATATTCTTAAAGTCTTAGATGCCAACAATAGCTTTGATTCGTCATCTCAAGTCGTTGCAGCACTTGATCACATTATTACTGAATTACCCAACGTTAGCATCGTAAATATGAGTATTGGCACTAGTGCACTGTTCACATCAAGTTGTGATGATAGCCGCAGTTGGACAAAGCCTTTGGCTGACGCTATCAATCAACTGCATGCCAGAGGCGTCACGTTGTTTGCCTCAGCAGGTAACGATGGCAATAAGGAGGCAATAACGGCACCTGCCTGTCTGCAAAACGTCATTGCTGTTGGCGCTACGTGGGATAGTCGTATCAGCAGCTATACGGGGTTTTGTACTGAGCCATCTCCTATTGCCGGAGAGCTGACTTGCTTTAGTAACAGCAGTGATAATGTCGATATTGTCGCACCCGGCGCAACGATTACTGCAACAGGAATAAATAGCGGCATATCACACTATAGTGGTACCTCAATGGCCGCCCCATTTGTCGCATCTTGTGCAGCGTTACTTCAACAAGCAAAACCTAGTCTAACGCCATTGGAGCTTCGTAAAACATTGGTAGAAAATGGCGGCGCTATGGTTACTGATAGTGAAGGTAGAAGCTTGCCGAGTTTAGATTGCTGGCAAGCCTATCAATCATTGAATATAGAAGAAACTCCAATTTTAACTCGGCTCAGCCCCTCATCACCATATACAACAACAGAACACTCGGTAAATTTTTCAGTAACAGCAAAGGATAATGAAGATGGTGATGTTAGCGATCAGGTCATTTGGTTGGTCAATGAAGTTGAATCTGATGTTACCGGCGACAATTTCATCAACAGCTTTGATGTTGGAGACTATACTGTCACAGCAAAGATTGTAGACAGTGCCAATAATGAGGCTCAAGTTAGTTGGCAGCTAAGTATAGTTAACAAGCAGCTTTATCCACCACAATTAACAATTAACTCACCCAATGAAAACAGTCAGTACCAAAGTGATCAAACGGTGACTTTTAATGCCATAGCTATTGATGTCGAAGATGGAGATATCAGCGACGCTATACAATGGTATGTGAATAATGAATGGATAGGTCAAAACGGTGTCTTAAACACCTCATTTGCCGCAGGTACTCATATTATCACAGCCGCAATAGTTGATACTGACCAAAATGAAACGCAAGCAGAAATCACGATTATTGTTAATGAAGCAACTGTAATTGAGCCGCCCTCTAGTGGTTCTAGCTCTGGAGGGGGTTCAATAACTCTGGGCTTATTAATCCTATTATGTAGTCGATTGTTCCTTTTCAAGTATAACAGGTAG
- a CDS encoding monovalent cation:proton antiporter-2 (CPA2) family protein has protein sequence MLELAVVYLAAAILAVPIAKRLGLGSVLGYLLAGILIGPFLLGLVGDQTDVMHFAEFGVVMMLFLVGLELQPSRLWKLRHSILGLGGLQMLITTIFIFAICVEFLSLQWQTSLAIGLMMALSSTAIVLQTLNEKGWTKQEAGQNAFSVLLFQDIAVIPILALLPLLAFSDDVKSLSGHGNLIAHFPAYLQVIISVAVITSIILAGKYVSAPLFRYIAETRLRELFTVFALFLVILIAVIMQKVGLSPALGTFLAGVVLAESEFRHELEVDIEPFKGLLLGLFFIAVGASIDFPLLLENYAIVIMIVAALIVVKAFVLYILAMIFKMESKQKLLFSMALAQGGEFAFVLLSLTTSLHILSQEQSKLATLVVAISMLLAPLLIMVYEKILNSSSQKQDEYDDPKQIEPTNSVIIAGYGRFGQIIGRLLTAQGYHLSILDHSPSQIEFLKRFGHRVHYGDAARQDLLEASGAKAAQLLVIAIDDPDKILEIASIAKKHYPDLAIAARAFDRRHAYELMNIGITSFKRETFDSALNLGIEALTLLGNSAKSAQRAGKIFADHDYQTIRMLEDVWGDDHSYGVAVKQRMEDIKQILIKDKEEQHRLNTCHGENCEDKQKLDH, from the coding sequence ATGTTAGAGCTGGCTGTTGTATATTTAGCTGCGGCGATTTTGGCCGTACCAATCGCAAAACGTTTAGGGCTAGGATCTGTACTTGGCTACTTATTGGCAGGGATATTGATAGGCCCTTTTCTTTTAGGGCTTGTTGGTGATCAAACGGACGTTATGCACTTTGCCGAATTTGGCGTTGTGATGATGCTTTTTCTTGTGGGGTTAGAACTGCAACCATCACGACTATGGAAGTTAAGGCACTCAATTCTAGGTCTCGGTGGCCTTCAGATGCTCATCACAACAATATTTATTTTTGCCATATGTGTTGAGTTTTTATCTTTACAGTGGCAAACGTCTTTGGCGATAGGTTTAATGATGGCTCTATCCTCGACGGCTATTGTGTTGCAAACTCTCAATGAAAAAGGCTGGACAAAACAGGAGGCAGGTCAGAATGCGTTTTCAGTTTTGTTGTTTCAAGACATAGCTGTCATCCCTATTTTAGCGCTGCTCCCACTATTAGCATTTAGTGATGATGTAAAAAGTTTATCAGGACATGGCAACTTAATTGCGCACTTCCCAGCTTACCTACAGGTTATTATTTCGGTAGCTGTGATCACATCAATCATACTTGCAGGTAAATATGTATCAGCGCCTCTATTTAGGTACATTGCAGAGACTCGTTTGAGGGAGTTATTTACCGTGTTTGCCTTGTTTTTGGTGATATTGATAGCCGTTATCATGCAAAAGGTTGGTTTGTCACCAGCTCTTGGGACATTTTTGGCCGGTGTCGTATTAGCTGAGAGTGAATTTAGGCACGAGCTAGAAGTAGATATTGAGCCTTTCAAAGGGTTATTACTTGGTTTGTTCTTTATTGCCGTTGGCGCGTCGATAGATTTTCCATTGCTATTGGAAAACTATGCAATAGTTATAATGATAGTTGCGGCATTGATTGTCGTTAAAGCGTTTGTACTTTACATACTGGCAATGATTTTTAAAATGGAAAGTAAGCAAAAGCTACTGTTTAGTATGGCATTAGCTCAAGGCGGTGAATTTGCGTTTGTATTGTTATCTTTAACTACATCCCTCCATATCCTTAGCCAAGAACAAAGTAAGTTGGCAACATTAGTCGTGGCAATATCAATGTTACTTGCACCTTTGTTGATCATGGTATATGAAAAAATTCTAAACAGCTCTAGCCAGAAACAAGACGAATATGATGATCCTAAGCAAATTGAACCAACTAACAGCGTAATAATTGCTGGTTACGGTCGCTTCGGACAAATTATTGGTAGGCTACTGACGGCACAAGGCTACCATTTGTCCATACTCGATCACAGCCCAAGCCAGATTGAATTCCTCAAGCGCTTTGGTCATAGAGTTCATTATGGAGATGCAGCAAGACAAGATTTATTAGAAGCTTCTGGCGCTAAAGCTGCGCAATTATTGGTTATTGCAATTGATGATCCTGATAAAATTCTAGAAATAGCCAGTATCGCTAAAAAACACTACCCAGATTTAGCCATTGCAGCAAGGGCATTTGATAGACGACATGCCTATGAATTAATGAACATAGGTATCACCTCGTTTAAAAGAGAAACGTTCGATTCTGCACTAAATTTAGGTATTGAAGCGTTAACTTTACTTGGAAACAGCGCCAAGAGTGCACAACGAGCGGGTAAAATTTTTGCCGATCATGACTACCAGACCATACGAATGCTTGAAGATGTGTGGGGTGACGATCATAGCTACGGAGTAGCCGTTAAGCAGAGAATGGAAGATATCAAACAAATTCTAATCAAAGATAAAGAAGAGCAACACAGGCTAAACACATGTCACGGAGAAAACTGTGAGGATAAGCAGAAGCTTGATCATTGA
- a CDS encoding RNA methyltransferase: MKKNTVHIGLTNPKGPTNVGAVMRAAGCFNADQVFYSGERFARAAKFNTDTKNRTSTIPLTAKDCLLDNVPEEMTIICVDLVEGAVSLPEFEHPSHAYYVFGPEDGTISQDVIDKADAVVYVPTKGCLNLAATVNVVLYDRQAKLTEIPQNNDLIRTSRDTNNRVKVKGV, from the coding sequence ATGAAAAAAAATACCGTCCATATTGGTTTAACTAACCCTAAAGGTCCAACCAATGTCGGTGCAGTTATGCGCGCTGCGGGCTGCTTTAATGCCGACCAAGTCTTTTACAGTGGCGAGCGTTTCGCTCGAGCTGCTAAGTTTAACACCGATACTAAAAATAGAACCTCGACGATTCCATTAACGGCCAAGGATTGCTTGCTTGATAATGTACCTGAAGAAATGACGATTATCTGTGTCGATCTTGTTGAAGGCGCTGTGTCACTACCTGAATTTGAACACCCAAGTCACGCTTATTATGTTTTTGGTCCGGAAGACGGTACTATCAGCCAAGACGTTATTGATAAAGCTGATGCTGTTGTTTATGTGCCAACCAAGGGTTGCTTAAATTTAGCTGCAACAGTCAATGTTGTGCTTTATGACAGGCAAGCTAAGTTAACGGAAATCCCGCAAAATAATGACCTGATCCGTACAAGTAGGGATACCAATAATCGGGTTAAAGTGAAAGGCGTGTAG
- a CDS encoding DUF6436 domain-containing protein, which produces MWQVLNNMSFLSRHTVHAIAVLLWLICTFVAFSYFIRQQLVAFDPKRSLVNIEQETFQLKLTSLVRQPSQQLANTVLHFFEKKCRCNNISKPHINKVLFNARKQNMSIINVEVSNTNLVPATPAMALIGSEGELVYFGPYGAGIGCSNTVGFAETVLNNYFKGYNTPTIISDIEGCYCHTALDT; this is translated from the coding sequence GTGTGGCAAGTTTTAAATAACATGTCTTTCTTGAGCAGGCACACAGTGCATGCCATCGCCGTGCTTTTATGGCTGATTTGCACATTTGTTGCCTTTAGCTACTTTATTCGCCAACAGCTAGTCGCCTTTGATCCTAAGCGATCTCTTGTCAATATCGAGCAAGAAACATTTCAGCTGAAGCTCACCAGTCTTGTGCGCCAACCGTCACAACAATTGGCCAATACCGTTTTGCATTTTTTTGAAAAAAAATGTCGATGCAATAACATCTCAAAGCCACATATAAACAAGGTATTATTCAACGCAAGAAAACAAAACATGAGCATCATCAATGTAGAAGTGAGTAATACCAACTTAGTGCCAGCAACCCCCGCTATGGCGCTAATTGGCAGCGAAGGTGAACTTGTTTATTTTGGGCCCTACGGAGCAGGGATTGGCTGTTCAAATACTGTAGGGTTCGCAGAAACTGTTTTAAATAATTACTTCAAAGGCTATAACACACCAACGATTATAAGTGACATTGAAGGTTGCTATTGCCACACCGCATTAGATACATGA
- a CDS encoding methyl-accepting chemotaxis protein produces MNNTNKLFFYLIILLFTESVVLAFLNQTFIEAFVIGLPALGIAIYFINVMPDANLTKHVAALSVMIFSFLHIHQTGGLIEVHFEIFILMAFLIIFGDWRVFVSAIAIVAVHHLSFYFLQSSGQPVYLFDEYRLNFNNVVIHAVYALIEASIAGYIAKLMKDESSIGIELSDIANSVTKDPTAIDLKIRAIERKSDILDNFNNLLLLFDQVITQVKSRVSKLNHNAEQLNAAKDELEQSSANRQVETDSIATSAEQMAVTVSSIAEETAQLSDQMQAANQYTRETNVDIIDINKKNKQLTQALETTSNEVSELASSSHAITTVLTEITGIADQTNLLALNAAIEAARAGEQGRGFAVVADEVRALANRTKESTDKISETLNVLVTYSKSTTVSMEKCISVVTEVIEVTDKAIAQIEQASAIVETSSAIAINVAAAVEQQSSTTDGIAQSTETLRATVQTDIEKIELLSVEAEALKSSAAEMEASVASFK; encoded by the coding sequence ATGAACAATACGAATAAGCTATTCTTTTACTTGATCATACTACTGTTTACCGAGTCGGTCGTGTTAGCATTTTTAAATCAAACCTTTATTGAAGCGTTTGTGATTGGGTTGCCAGCTCTAGGAATAGCAATTTACTTCATTAACGTCATGCCTGATGCGAATCTCACTAAACATGTAGCCGCGCTATCAGTGATGATTTTTTCTTTTCTTCATATCCATCAAACTGGCGGTTTAATAGAAGTTCACTTTGAAATATTCATATTGATGGCCTTTTTAATCATTTTTGGTGATTGGCGGGTTTTTGTTTCCGCGATAGCCATTGTTGCAGTTCATCATTTATCGTTTTATTTTTTACAATCCAGTGGACAGCCCGTTTATTTATTTGATGAATACCGACTGAATTTTAATAATGTCGTCATCCATGCGGTCTATGCACTGATTGAGGCCTCTATTGCCGGCTATATTGCGAAACTTATGAAAGATGAAAGCAGTATAGGTATTGAACTATCAGACATAGCTAATAGCGTCACCAAAGACCCGACGGCTATTGATTTGAAAATACGTGCGATAGAAAGAAAAAGTGATATTTTGGACAACTTTAATAACTTACTGCTTCTATTTGATCAAGTGATCACGCAAGTTAAATCACGTGTTAGCAAGCTAAATCATAATGCGGAGCAGTTGAACGCTGCAAAGGATGAATTAGAACAATCATCAGCAAATAGACAAGTAGAAACAGATTCCATTGCAACGTCTGCTGAGCAAATGGCCGTGACAGTTTCTTCCATTGCAGAGGAAACGGCACAGCTAAGCGATCAAATGCAGGCGGCCAACCAATATACGCGGGAAACCAATGTTGACATTATTGATATCAATAAAAAGAACAAACAGTTAACCCAAGCACTGGAAACCACCAGTAACGAAGTCTCTGAACTAGCCAGCTCTAGTCACGCAATCACAACGGTATTGACTGAAATCACAGGCATAGCTGATCAAACAAATTTATTGGCTTTAAATGCGGCCATCGAAGCCGCTAGAGCTGGTGAACAAGGGCGTGGTTTTGCCGTTGTTGCGGACGAGGTTAGAGCGTTGGCGAACAGAACCAAGGAAAGCACAGATAAAATTAGCGAAACCCTTAATGTATTGGTGACGTATTCAAAAAGCACAACAGTGTCTATGGAAAAATGCATCTCTGTCGTAACAGAAGTCATCGAAGTCACCGACAAAGCCATCGCACAAATTGAGCAAGCATCTGCCATAGTGGAAACCTCAAGCGCTATCGCGATAAACGTTGCTGCGGCAGTAGAGCAACAATCGTCCACTACCGATGGTATTGCTCAAAGTACGGAAACGCTGCGGGCAACCGTTCAAACAGACATTGAAAAAATAGAGTTGCTTTCAGTTGAAGCGGAGGCACTTAAGTCGAGCGCAGCTGAAATGGAAGCCAGTGTGGCAAGTTTTAAATAA
- a CDS encoding efflux RND transporter periplasmic adaptor subunit has product MTTILNRTDNKRYRALRLIVLTVSLLSVSLWAISSVNIDATPSAADIRIAAVLQGDFDVKVSGYGRLKAKNQRMLTSQSQATVESISLYPGARVTKDTVILTLSDPQLEQELVNARLELGRQQAQAKEQIISHKSQLLEREAQIALLNSDLEIAQLRAEAERKLIDKGIVSILDYKRTQLDVRQLSQRVDIEQKRRTQLKAMQKERTNILQDLVIQYQANFQTIKKRHDRLTVRAGLDGVLQTLPVEIGQSVIAGSQLALVGSDQKLVAQLKVQHSQADQIAIGMLATVNTFGETVDAKVIRIESIVTDGRVMIELDLLGKLPANARPDLTVEGQILVKQIADTLYVEQPSNTQPYTTKNIFVAANNQKTAQLTSLEFGTVSGSQIQVVKGVQRGDKVIVSDMTQWRQQSTIELID; this is encoded by the coding sequence ATGACCACCATATTAAATAGAACCGACAATAAACGTTACCGAGCTCTTAGGCTGATTGTGCTAACAGTGTCTTTATTGAGCGTATCATTGTGGGCAATTTCTTCCGTAAATATTGATGCTACCCCGTCAGCTGCTGACATAAGAATTGCCGCGGTTTTACAAGGGGATTTTGACGTAAAGGTCAGCGGTTATGGTCGATTGAAAGCTAAAAATCAACGGATGTTGACCAGCCAGTCACAAGCGACAGTTGAAAGCATTTCACTGTATCCCGGCGCAAGAGTAACGAAAGACACCGTGATTTTGACTCTTTCTGATCCTCAACTTGAACAAGAGCTTGTTAATGCTCGATTAGAGTTAGGGCGCCAGCAGGCGCAAGCAAAAGAGCAAATCATCTCGCATAAAAGCCAATTGCTAGAACGTGAAGCACAAATTGCCTTGCTGAACAGTGATTTGGAGATTGCCCAATTAAGAGCGGAAGCTGAAAGAAAACTCATTGATAAAGGCATCGTCAGTATTCTTGATTACAAACGCACGCAACTTGATGTTAGGCAATTGAGTCAACGTGTCGATATTGAGCAGAAACGACGTACTCAACTAAAAGCGATGCAAAAAGAGCGTACCAATATCCTGCAGGATTTGGTCATTCAATATCAGGCGAACTTTCAAACCATTAAAAAACGTCACGACAGACTAACGGTGCGGGCGGGACTAGATGGTGTCTTGCAAACATTGCCTGTAGAAATTGGCCAAAGTGTAATTGCTGGTTCACAACTTGCTCTAGTTGGCTCAGATCAGAAGCTCGTTGCACAGTTAAAAGTACAGCATTCTCAAGCGGATCAAATTGCCATCGGCATGTTGGCGACCGTCAATACCTTTGGCGAAACGGTTGATGCTAAGGTCATCCGGATTGAATCGATAGTTACCGACGGACGCGTAATGATTGAACTTGATTTACTCGGGAAATTGCCCGCCAACGCGCGTCCGGACTTAACCGTAGAAGGGCAAATTTTAGTTAAACAAATTGCTGATACGCTGTATGTCGAACAACCGAGTAACACTCAGCCTTACACGACAAAGAATATTTTCGTCGCTGCAAATAATCAAAAAACAGCTCAGCTGACATCATTAGAATTTGGTACAGTTTCAGGAAGTCAAATTCAAGTGGTTAAGGGTGTTCAGCGCGGCGATAAAGTCATTGTTTCGGATATGACGCAATGGCGACAGCAATCAACAATTGAGCTAATAGACTGA
- a CDS encoding ABC transporter ATP-binding protein translates to MDTPTQTSSIISLKNLSKTFTTSDIEVMALTDINLDINQGDYLSISGPSGCGKSTLLSILGLLDSPTDGRYEIEGVDTSSLKMDQQAELRNLHIGFVFQSFNLIDELSVFDNVALPLTYREQALSSEEIQQRVIKALSQVEMEHRQSHKPNQLSGGQQQRVAIARALAGEPSILLVDEPTGNLDSKNGDAVMDILGQLNKVGTTICMVTHDPRYAGHANKQIHLLDGKIIEQSNAQSMPNNKSYDEPESVRFPEPEAV, encoded by the coding sequence ATGGATACACCTACACAAACAAGCAGTATTATTTCGCTGAAAAATTTGTCAAAAACTTTTACCACCTCTGATATTGAAGTAATGGCATTAACGGACATAAACTTGGATATTAATCAAGGTGATTACTTATCAATCAGTGGTCCCTCTGGCTGTGGTAAATCGACTTTATTGTCTATTCTAGGCTTATTAGATTCTCCGACTGATGGCCGTTACGAAATCGAAGGGGTAGACACATCATCGTTAAAAATGGATCAACAAGCTGAGTTGCGCAATTTGCATATTGGTTTTGTTTTTCAGTCGTTTAACCTGATAGATGAATTAAGCGTTTTTGACAACGTGGCATTGCCATTAACCTACCGCGAACAAGCGCTTTCAAGCGAAGAAATCCAACAACGCGTTATCAAAGCACTATCGCAGGTTGAAATGGAGCATCGCCAATCACACAAGCCAAATCAATTATCAGGCGGACAACAACAACGTGTTGCCATAGCGCGAGCGCTTGCTGGCGAGCCATCAATATTACTGGTGGATGAGCCAACAGGGAACTTGGATTCAAAAAATGGTGATGCCGTGATGGACATTTTAGGCCAGTTAAATAAGGTGGGCACCACCATTTGTATGGTAACTCACGATCCCCGTTATGCCGGACACGCGAACAAGCAGATACACTTGCTCGACGGCAAAATTATCGAACAATCGAATGCGCAGTCAATGCCTAATAATAAGTCCTATGATGAACCTGAAAGCGTGCGCTTCCCTGAGCCAGAGGCGGTGTAA